The following proteins are co-located in the Paenibacillus sp. JNUCC32 genome:
- a CDS encoding DEAD/DEAH box helicase produces the protein MSRYTETITVHMALSEYGDAVIYGSTVMRGYVSGQYLKHRLFAWHEASFYGTELIVQSVQDMEVIILPSEQVIPFFADGRLLEHIEWVWDEDCLPFIELAPSLAACIQDKQYAPSLRAFKSGKLQWIWDAEAFSAEEQARLSVLNEDEIWNEGLRAAFSAAVQEQWYGSEEAAADLRREYPLLFSPSRTAAEGMDDKSWLIAIGWRPDTAPFRPLLQLLEPDEEEAEWRLRLVLQDKLDAAALAAVRLAEDGQAYGSWPEAWTAHIKERASGWLQGLRAALPARVLHAPAEDMLGAPLSDEAAWQFLTVDSQRLLQSGWLVLLPAWWEAASRKKPKLRAKVRSGEGESAERSSGGSLFGLDALVNFDWRIAIGEATLSEAEFAELVARNERLVRFRGQWIPLDPALVAQIRQMMAGVDREEGLSFQDILHLHLLGNSDETEQVHQDAEETRDPERIKLEVELNEHLVKLIGQLGRQSEWPSLPVPAGLKAELRSYQHDGFAWLAFLRRYGLGACLADDMGLGKTVQFIAYLLHVKETTMAREERRLPSLLICPTSVLGNWQKELERFAPSLRVMLHYGGKRSSSEDFYHEAYQADIILTSYATATLDQEMLRDMKWETIGIDEAQNIKNADTKQSAAVRSFPARHRVALTGTPIENRLSELWSIYDFINPGYLGSLRAFNLRFIQAIEKDKNEQRTADLQKLIKPFMLRRKKKDPAIQLDLPDKNEMKTYIHLTAEQGALYDQTVNSLLERMQKLEGIERKGAILAALTQFKQLCDHPALLTKEPLPELPGGGGLLDTEAVVNRSAKLERLLSMVKELRDEGERCLIFTQYIGMGEMMRQVLHQELGEPVLYLNGSTPKRTRDRMIEQFQSQTLPPEEQPNVMILSIKAGGVGLNLTAANHVFHFDRWWNPAVENQATDRAYRMGQTKDVQVYKFISMGTLEERIDEMLESKQQLSDQVIASSEGWITELSTDELKDLFTLRRDWA, from the coding sequence ATGAGCAGATACACGGAAACCATCACGGTCCATATGGCATTAAGCGAATACGGAGATGCCGTGATCTACGGCTCTACCGTCATGCGGGGTTACGTATCCGGACAATACCTGAAGCACCGTTTATTCGCTTGGCATGAAGCCTCCTTCTACGGAACGGAGCTTATCGTCCAATCCGTTCAGGATATGGAAGTCATCATCTTGCCTTCCGAGCAAGTCATACCGTTCTTTGCGGACGGCCGGCTGCTCGAACATATCGAATGGGTTTGGGACGAGGATTGCCTTCCCTTCATTGAACTTGCGCCTTCGCTGGCAGCCTGCATTCAGGATAAGCAATACGCACCCAGCTTGCGCGCCTTCAAGTCGGGCAAGCTGCAATGGATCTGGGATGCGGAGGCTTTCTCAGCCGAAGAGCAGGCCCGCCTCTCCGTCTTGAATGAAGACGAGATATGGAATGAAGGCTTGCGCGCCGCGTTCTCCGCCGCCGTTCAAGAACAGTGGTACGGCAGCGAAGAAGCCGCGGCTGACCTGCGCAGGGAGTATCCCCTGCTGTTCTCGCCGAGTCGTACCGCTGCCGAAGGGATGGATGACAAGTCCTGGCTGATCGCCATCGGATGGCGGCCGGATACCGCTCCGTTCCGGCCCCTGCTGCAATTGCTGGAGCCGGACGAAGAAGAAGCCGAGTGGCGTCTTCGGCTCGTATTGCAGGACAAGCTGGACGCAGCGGCGCTTGCAGCCGTTCGTCTGGCCGAAGACGGGCAGGCATACGGATCGTGGCCGGAGGCATGGACCGCCCATATCAAGGAGCGGGCCTCCGGCTGGCTCCAAGGTTTGCGGGCAGCCCTGCCGGCCCGGGTGCTTCACGCTCCGGCTGAAGACATGCTAGGCGCCCCGCTGTCCGACGAGGCCGCGTGGCAGTTCCTGACCGTCGACAGCCAGCGGCTGCTCCAGTCCGGCTGGCTGGTGCTGCTTCCGGCTTGGTGGGAAGCCGCCAGCAGGAAGAAGCCCAAGCTGCGGGCGAAAGTCCGCTCCGGCGAAGGCGAGAGCGCGGAACGAAGCAGCGGCGGGTCCCTGTTCGGCTTGGATGCGCTGGTCAATTTCGATTGGCGCATCGCCATCGGCGAAGCTACCCTTTCCGAAGCGGAATTCGCCGAGCTTGTTGCCCGGAACGAACGACTGGTTCGGTTCCGGGGCCAGTGGATTCCGCTGGATCCCGCTCTGGTCGCCCAAATCCGCCAGATGATGGCGGGCGTAGACCGTGAGGAAGGCCTGTCGTTTCAGGATATTCTGCACTTGCATCTGCTCGGGAACAGCGATGAGACGGAGCAGGTTCATCAGGATGCGGAAGAAACGCGGGATCCGGAACGGATCAAACTGGAAGTGGAGCTGAACGAGCATCTCGTGAAGCTCATCGGCCAACTCGGCCGGCAAAGCGAATGGCCGAGCCTCCCTGTCCCCGCCGGTCTGAAAGCCGAGCTCCGGTCGTACCAGCATGACGGCTTTGCCTGGCTTGCCTTTTTGCGGCGATACGGGCTCGGTGCATGCCTTGCCGATGACATGGGCCTTGGCAAAACCGTGCAATTTATCGCTTACCTGCTGCACGTGAAGGAGACGACGATGGCGCGGGAAGAGAGACGCCTCCCTTCCCTGCTGATCTGTCCGACCTCGGTGCTTGGCAATTGGCAGAAGGAGCTTGAACGGTTCGCTCCATCGCTCCGGGTCATGCTGCATTACGGCGGGAAGCGCAGCAGCAGCGAGGATTTCTATCATGAAGCTTACCAAGCGGACATTATTCTTACTTCCTATGCGACGGCAACGCTCGATCAAGAGATGTTAAGAGACATGAAATGGGAAACGATCGGCATCGACGAGGCCCAGAACATCAAGAATGCCGACACCAAGCAATCCGCCGCCGTGCGAAGCTTCCCGGCAAGGCACCGCGTTGCGCTGACCGGCACACCGATTGAGAACCGGCTGTCCGAGCTGTGGTCCATCTATGACTTCATCAACCCTGGATATCTCGGCAGCCTGCGGGCATTCAATCTCCGTTTTATACAGGCCATCGAAAAAGACAAGAACGAGCAGCGCACGGCCGATCTTCAGAAGCTGATCAAGCCCTTCATGCTCCGCCGCAAGAAAAAAGATCCGGCGATTCAGCTCGACCTGCCGGACAAGAACGAGATGAAAACCTATATCCATCTCACGGCCGAGCAAGGCGCGCTTTACGATCAGACCGTGAACAGCCTCCTGGAACGCATGCAAAAGCTCGAGGGCATCGAGCGCAAAGGCGCCATTCTGGCAGCTCTGACGCAGTTCAAGCAGCTCTGCGACCATCCGGCTTTGCTGACGAAGGAGCCGCTCCCGGAACTGCCGGGGGGAGGCGGCTTGCTTGACACCGAGGCCGTGGTCAACCGTTCGGCCAAGCTGGAGCGGCTGCTGTCCATGGTGAAGGAACTGCGGGACGAGGGCGAACGCTGCCTCATCTTCACCCAGTATATCGGCATGGGCGAGATGATGCGGCAGGTGCTGCATCAGGAGCTGGGTGAGCCGGTGCTGTACTTGAACGGCAGCACGCCGAAGCGGACGCGCGATCGCATGATCGAGCAGTTCCAGTCCCAGACCCTGCCGCCCGAAGAGCAGCCGAATGTCATGATTCTCTCGATCAAGGCCGGCGGCGTCGGCCTGAATCTGACCGCGGCGAATCACGTGTTCCACTTTGACCGCTGGTGGAACCCTGCCGTAGAGAATCAGGCAACCGACCGGGCCTATCGGATGGGACAGACCAAGGACGTCCAAGTGTACAAATTCATCTCCATGGGAACGCTCGAAGAGCGGATCGATGAGATGCTGGAGAGCAAGCAGCAGCTAAGCGATCAGGTTATTGCAAGCAGCGAGGGCTGGATTACCGAGCTGTCTACCGATGAGCTGAAGGATTTGTTCACGCTGCGGCGCGATTGGGCGTAA
- a CDS encoding helix-turn-helix transcriptional regulator — MNSQVRLQALSAFLKGQRAKISPESVGLPPGTRRRTPGLRREEVAQLAGVSTTWYTWLEQGRDIQVSSSVLDCVASALQLNADERRYLYSLALESGAEPYTVKHEAVQISPSLQKIITELKYCPVMISDRKCNIVGWNRAAAYVFLDFDRIPPEERNMIRLLFTRREFQRLAVNWEQFASGFLSMFRSYYGQYVEDEWYDHFLEEMKNGHPDFNRMWEQSQVSYAPEVHLEFRHAKAGKMVYELTSLKVYGNDDLRCSIYTPAPDTTTEAKLRQLMEEK; from the coding sequence ATGAATTCCCAGGTTAGGCTGCAAGCGTTGTCCGCTTTTTTGAAAGGGCAGCGTGCCAAAATCTCTCCCGAGTCCGTCGGGCTGCCGCCCGGTACCCGGAGGAGAACACCGGGCTTGCGCAGGGAGGAGGTCGCCCAGTTGGCCGGCGTCAGTACCACTTGGTACACCTGGCTCGAGCAGGGGCGCGACATCCAGGTGTCGTCATCCGTGCTGGACTGCGTCGCAAGTGCGCTGCAGTTGAACGCGGACGAGCGCAGATATCTGTACTCCCTGGCTCTGGAGAGCGGGGCGGAGCCGTATACGGTCAAACACGAAGCGGTGCAGATCAGCCCGTCCCTGCAAAAAATCATCACCGAGCTAAAATATTGTCCCGTCATGATATCCGATCGGAAGTGCAATATCGTGGGGTGGAACCGCGCGGCCGCGTACGTGTTCCTTGATTTTGACCGGATCCCGCCCGAGGAGCGGAACATGATCCGGCTGCTCTTTACCCGCAGGGAATTCCAGCGGCTGGCGGTGAACTGGGAGCAGTTTGCCAGCGGCTTCCTGTCGATGTTCCGAAGCTATTACGGTCAATATGTCGAGGATGAATGGTATGATCATTTTTTGGAGGAAATGAAGAACGGGCATCCGGATTTCAACCGCATGTGGGAGCAGAGCCAGGTCAGCTACGCCCCGGAGGTGCATCTGGAATTCCGGCATGCCAAGGCCGGGAAAATGGTATATGAGCTCACGTCGCTCAAAGTGTACGGAAATGATGACCTGCGGTGCAGCATCTATACGCCGGCTCCCGACACGACCACGGAAGCGAAGCTGCGGCAGCTGATGGAGGAGAAGTGA
- the fabF gene encoding beta-ketoacyl-ACP synthase II, with protein sequence MERVVITGMGVISPLGHDVDTFWSRLVRGESGIAHIENLDTSRQKVQIAGAVKGFDANALFGAKEARRLDRFCQFALAAADQAISQSGLDLDQIDHERMGVYVGSGIGGIQTLMNQSGTLSSRGPERVSPTLVPMMIPNMAAALISIKYKALGSTLAPVTACSIGNTAIGEAFFNIQAGRSDVIIAGGSEAALTDISLASFANATALSSRNEEPGRASRPFDADRDGFVMAEGAGILILESLSHALRRGAVILGEVIGYGASSDAYHMVATPEDGSGAARAMKLALSEANLSPADVDVISAHATSTVIGDRSETAAIKQVFGEEAYRIPVTANKSMTGHMLGASGGAEAIALVKSLQEGVIPPTINLEHADPACDLDYVPSEARNVKLRIGMSNSFGFGGHNSAIILKRYESE encoded by the coding sequence ATGGAAAGAGTCGTTATCACCGGTATGGGCGTCATATCGCCGCTCGGCCATGATGTTGATACGTTCTGGTCCCGGCTTGTACGAGGAGAGTCCGGTATTGCACATATAGAAAATTTGGACACATCAAGACAAAAGGTACAAATAGCAGGAGCCGTGAAGGGGTTTGACGCAAACGCGCTGTTCGGTGCGAAGGAAGCCCGGCGGTTGGACCGCTTCTGCCAGTTTGCGCTGGCTGCGGCGGATCAAGCGATCAGCCAGTCGGGCCTTGATCTTGATCAGATCGATCATGAGCGCATGGGAGTCTACGTAGGCTCCGGCATCGGCGGCATCCAAACCCTGATGAATCAGAGCGGCACGCTGTCGTCGCGGGGTCCCGAGCGGGTCAGTCCTACCCTGGTACCCATGATGATTCCCAATATGGCGGCCGCGCTCATCAGCATTAAATACAAGGCGCTGGGCTCCACGCTGGCACCGGTTACGGCATGTTCGATCGGCAATACGGCGATCGGCGAGGCTTTCTTTAACATCCAAGCCGGCCGGTCCGACGTCATTATCGCGGGAGGATCCGAAGCCGCATTGACCGACATCTCGCTGGCCAGCTTCGCGAATGCCACTGCCCTGTCCTCCCGCAACGAGGAACCGGGCCGTGCCAGCCGGCCGTTCGATGCGGACCGCGATGGATTCGTCATGGCGGAAGGAGCCGGCATCCTCATCCTGGAGTCGCTTTCCCATGCCTTGCGCAGAGGCGCCGTCATACTGGGCGAGGTTATCGGTTACGGTGCCAGCTCGGATGCCTATCATATGGTCGCTACGCCGGAAGACGGCAGCGGCGCGGCAAGAGCGATGAAGCTGGCGCTGTCCGAAGCGAACCTCTCCCCGGCCGACGTGGATGTCATCAGCGCCCATGCCACCAGCACGGTCATCGGCGACCGTTCGGAGACGGCGGCCATCAAGCAGGTATTTGGCGAGGAGGCATACCGTATCCCGGTAACAGCCAACAAATCGATGACCGGGCATATGCTGGGCGCATCTGGCGGCGCAGAGGCCATTGCCCTTGTGAAGTCTCTGCAAGAAGGCGTTATACCGCCGACGATCAATCTCGAACATGCCGATCCAGCCTGCGATTTGGACTATGTGCCCAGCGAGGCCAGAAACGTCAAGCTTCGCATTGGCATGTCCAATTCCTTCGGCTTCGGCGGACATAACTCGGCGATTATCCTCAAGAGATATGAGAGCGAATAA
- a CDS encoding RNA polymerase sigma factor: MRGGRKLEKLLIQCITENQDSAYRLAYSYVRNKEDALDIVQDAIHKAFLSMEKLKQTGSLKSWFFRIIVTTSLDLIRKQKKVRVMDDENLEFILPGSHDHYPNLDLAQSLEDLPDKYRVVIILRFFEDMKIDEIAEVLHENVSTVKTRLYQGLQRLRVNLSEEDQEEAQR, from the coding sequence ATGAGAGGCGGCCGGAAGCTTGAGAAGCTTCTTATCCAATGCATAACCGAAAATCAGGACAGCGCCTACCGGCTGGCATACAGCTACGTCAGAAATAAAGAGGATGCCCTCGATATCGTTCAGGACGCGATCCACAAAGCATTTTTATCCATGGAAAAGCTGAAGCAGACGGGTTCACTAAAAAGCTGGTTTTTCCGAATTATTGTCACAACCTCCCTGGATCTCATTCGAAAACAGAAAAAAGTCCGCGTCATGGACGACGAGAACCTGGAGTTCATCTTACCCGGCAGTCATGACCATTATCCGAATCTGGATCTGGCCCAGTCCTTGGAGGATCTGCCTGACAAGTATCGGGTCGTCATTATTCTCCGGTTTTTCGAAGACATGAAGATTGACGAAATTGCCGAGGTGCTCCATGAGAATGTCAGCACGGTGAAAACGAGGCTATACCAAGGACTGCAGAGACTGCGGGTGAACCTAAGCGAGGAAGACCAAGAGGAGGCACAACGATAA
- a CDS encoding anti-sigma-V factor rsiV, with protein MHDKLNRMKEQYESTPIPDELSSVVNKAIAARRTKNRALPWLAGVAAACALLFAGVNASPAFAKAMSDVPVLGEIVKVMTIREYAEQDGSTEVHIETPGIANLGNPELEQTLNNKYLEENKKLYEDFKDEVAQLNHEGGGHLSLDSGYEVITDNEQLLTLSRYVVESAGGSAESRQYDTIDKINHLVITLPSLFKDDSYIQVISDNIKEQMRRQMQDNPEITYWVEQPGVESDIPEDLFQSIAKDHNFYIDKNGKLVISFNEYDVAPGYMGVVEFTIPTEAIADQLVSNEYIR; from the coding sequence ATGCATGACAAGCTGAATAGGATGAAAGAGCAGTACGAGAGCACTCCTATTCCCGACGAACTAAGCTCGGTGGTCAACAAAGCCATTGCAGCCAGACGAACAAAAAATAGAGCCCTGCCCTGGCTCGCCGGCGTGGCCGCTGCATGCGCACTGCTGTTTGCCGGCGTGAACGCAAGTCCCGCATTCGCCAAGGCCATGTCCGATGTGCCCGTTCTGGGCGAGATCGTCAAGGTGATGACCATCCGCGAATATGCCGAGCAGGACGGCAGCACGGAAGTGCATATCGAAACGCCCGGCATTGCCAACCTGGGCAATCCGGAGCTTGAGCAAACGCTGAATAACAAATACCTGGAAGAGAACAAGAAGCTGTATGAGGACTTCAAAGACGAAGTCGCCCAGCTAAATCATGAAGGCGGCGGGCATCTCAGCCTCGATAGCGGTTATGAAGTGATCACCGACAATGAACAGCTGCTGACGCTTTCCCGCTACGTCGTAGAATCCGCCGGTGGCTCCGCCGAGTCCAGACAATACGATACGATCGACAAGATCAACCATTTGGTGATCACGCTGCCAAGCCTGTTCAAGGATGATTCCTACATCCAAGTCATCAGCGACAATATCAAGGAGCAAATGCGCCGGCAGATGCAGGATAATCCCGAAATCACCTACTGGGTAGAGCAGCCTGGCGTCGAATCCGATATACCGGAGGATCTATTCCAATCGATCGCCAAGGATCACAATTTCTATATTGATAAGAATGGCAAACTGGTCATCAGCTTCAACGAATACGATGTGGCTCCCGGCTATATGGGCGTCGTGGAATTTACGATCCCTACGGAGGCCATCGCGGATCAGCTCGTCAGCAACGAATACATTCGATAG